One Primulina huaijiensis isolate GDHJ02 chromosome 5, ASM1229523v2, whole genome shotgun sequence DNA segment encodes these proteins:
- the LOC140977646 gene encoding uncharacterized protein, with product MRFGKKGKLSPRYIGPFKILARIGERAYRLALPPDLDRVHNVFLVSMLRKYLSNFSYVLRHEALDLLPNLSYEEVPVQIMDCKVKVLRRNKEIGFVKVLWRNHVIEEATWELEEEMRQRYSYLF from the coding sequence ATGAGGTTTGGAAAGAAAGGTAAGTTGAGTCCTCGTTATATTGGACCTTTCAAGATTCTGGCTAGGATTGGTGAAAGAGCGTATCGATTGGCTTTGCCTCCGGATTTGGATCGAGTTCACAATGTCTTTCTTGTTTCAATGTTACGGAAGTATTTGTCCAATTTCTCCTATGTTCTTCGACATGAAGCATTAGATCTTTTGCCTAATCTGAGCTATGAAGAAGTACCGGTTCAAATTATGGATTGCAAAGTTAAAGTGCTAAGGAGGAACAAAGAAATTGGCTTTGTTAAagttctttggaggaatcatgtgATCGAAGAGGCTACATGGGAACTAGAGGAAGAGATGAGACAACGTTATTCgtatttattttga
- the LOC140977645 gene encoding uncharacterized protein — MELQLKQFQSVQPPILEGTETSEDCENWLDDIEILFDSFDYQDERRMKLVPNQLQEIARSWWIATKRILEQRGTVITWKVFKSEFYRRFFPGSYLKDKRVELENLKQGQLNIEEYIAKFSILLRFSPLIAVNDEAVADQFINGLNSEIVALMKVERPHHFADDLHKAKRAEASLIRQLGRLDVSRPQIQQSPLGFDSGSTSGKHELLKTRKKQFKKLGSGPSGSSSSSVYILIAENVLIETDEIRYGRVGTEISSLPTDEDRKIETRRLVI; from the exons ATGGAACTACAGTTGAAACAGTTTCAGTCAGTTCAACCGCCGATTTTGGAGGGAACTGAGACATCTGAGGATTGTGAAAACTGGCTAGATGATATAGAGATACTGTTTGATTCATTTGACTATCAAGATGAACGGAGAATGAAACTAGTACCCAATCAATTACAAGAAATTGCAAGAAGTTGGTGGATCGCAACCAAAAGAATATTAGAACAGCGGGGTACAGTGATCACGTGGAAAGtttttaaatctgaattctATCGAAGATTTTTCCCAGGATCGTATTTAAAGGACAAAAGAGTAGAGCTTGAGAATCTGAAACAGGGCCaactgaatattgaagaatatattgCTAAATTCTCTATCTTATTGCGTTTTTCTCCTCTTATAGCTGTgaatgatgaagctgtagcGGATCAGTTCATCAACGGATTGAATTCTGAGATAGTTGCCTTGATGAAGGTAGAACGACCCCATCATTTCGCTGATGATTTGCATAAAGCAAAAAGAGCCGAGGCAAGTTTGATTCGACAACTAGGAAGGTTGGATGTGAGCCGACCTCAGATACAGCAATCCCCTCTTGGATTTGATAGTGGCAGTACGAGTGGGAAGCATGAGTTGCTGAAAACTCGtaagaaacagtttaagaagttaggGAGCGGACCGAGtggttcatctagctccagtg TGTACATCCTGATAGCAGAAAATGTTTTGATAGAAACAGATGAGATTAGATATGGCAGAGTTGGGACTGAAATATCTAGCTTGCCGACAGATGAGGACAGAAAGATAGAAACCAGGAGATTGGTTATATAG